From the Priestia aryabhattai genome, one window contains:
- a CDS encoding DUF6584 family protein codes for MRDVVSKKTRQNIQRDIEQGNLGKVRDRLHGLLVTYPNELSLRKELGDIYFRLQDLQMAGRYWYLEKEKTVEMTRACQLFEKECGDNPAIIARALKFKGDKERIHDLHIQEMLSQTQRTVIEKLVEPPEKETIGDKLIGAGCALIFLTVVSFLIIGIYTVCTWLF; via the coding sequence ATGAGGGATGTAGTATCAAAAAAAACAAGGCAAAATATTCAGCGAGATATTGAACAAGGGAACTTAGGAAAAGTGAGAGACCGCCTGCACGGTTTGCTCGTTACGTATCCCAATGAGCTGTCTTTGCGAAAAGAGCTCGGAGATATTTATTTTCGCCTTCAAGATCTTCAAATGGCAGGACGCTACTGGTATTTAGAAAAAGAAAAAACAGTGGAAATGACTCGCGCTTGTCAGCTCTTTGAAAAGGAGTGTGGCGATAATCCAGCTATAATTGCAAGAGCATTAAAATTCAAAGGAGACAAAGAGCGAATTCACGATTTACACATACAGGAAATGCTCTCACAAACTCAGCGCACAGTAATAGAAAAATTGGTTGAACCGCCTGAGAAAGAAACGATAGGGGATAAGCTTATTGGAGCTGGGTGTGCGTTGATTTTTCTTACAGTCGTCAGTTTTCTTATCATTGGCATATATACAGTTTGTACATGGCTATTTTAA
- a CDS encoding GNAT family N-acetyltransferase has translation MSLRTLKNGIGVSIREAAPKDAEQMIAFYNRVGGESDFLSFGEGEFLRPLSEYELFLASVKQEQNSLIVVTEKEEEIISIASITSSQNPRNKHVGTLGIVVENAYSGVGLGKQLMIELIEWARTNKQTKKIKLVTREDNQRAISLYKQLGFQIEGLKEKDTYINGVYYNTMLMGLHL, from the coding sequence ATGAGTTTACGTACATTAAAGAACGGTATAGGCGTCAGCATTCGAGAAGCAGCACCAAAAGACGCAGAGCAAATGATTGCTTTTTACAACCGGGTAGGAGGAGAAAGCGATTTTCTTTCATTTGGAGAAGGTGAGTTTCTTAGACCTCTTTCAGAGTATGAACTGTTTTTGGCTTCTGTAAAACAAGAGCAAAATTCTCTTATAGTCGTGACTGAAAAAGAAGAAGAAATCATTAGTATCGCATCCATCACCTCCTCCCAAAACCCGCGTAATAAACATGTGGGTACCCTTGGTATCGTGGTAGAGAACGCCTATAGCGGGGTGGGGTTAGGAAAGCAGCTAATGATAGAGCTGATTGAATGGGCACGTACGAATAAACAAACAAAAAAAATTAAACTTGTGACGCGAGAAGATAATCAAAGAGCTATTTCTTTATATAAGCAGCTAGGTTTTCAAATAGAAGGGCTGAAAGAAAAAGACACCTATATAAATGGCGTGTACTATAATACAATGCTTATGGGACTTCACTTATAA
- a CDS encoding GerAB/ArcD/ProY family transporter: protein MYIKLSSLYPNKTFIELNEAILGKWLGKFVSLLFVASTLLFCSQVLFYVGSFLTTRIIIQTPMLAVHILFMGIVIVGVRLGIETIARCAEILFPWFVIPFLILVFSIFPQIHYENLQPLLEVGVKPIIRSILVFTSITSLTFIVLLTVFPAHVAEPEQRNRAFFTGSLIGGGIMIIILLLGILILGNTYTRIALYPSYELARRIEAADFLKNIEVIMAIMWFLSLYFKTSLYYYATVSGLAQILELKNYRILTLPLGIIAVTFSLIVYPSIPYE from the coding sequence ATGTATATCAAACTTTCTAGCCTTTATCCTAATAAAACGTTCATAGAACTAAACGAAGCCATTTTAGGCAAGTGGCTAGGAAAGTTTGTCTCTCTTTTATTTGTCGCTTCTACGCTTCTTTTTTGCAGTCAAGTTTTGTTTTACGTGGGCTCGTTTCTAACAACGCGCATTATTATTCAAACGCCTATGCTTGCTGTTCATATTTTGTTTATGGGAATTGTGATTGTCGGCGTTCGGCTTGGCATTGAAACGATTGCCCGCTGTGCTGAAATTCTCTTTCCTTGGTTTGTTATTCCGTTCTTAATCTTAGTTTTTTCGATCTTCCCTCAAATTCATTATGAGAATTTACAGCCTTTGTTAGAGGTAGGCGTTAAGCCTATTATCAGATCTATTCTGGTATTTACGAGTATTACTTCTCTCACTTTTATTGTATTGCTAACCGTTTTCCCTGCTCACGTAGCGGAACCGGAACAGCGAAACCGCGCTTTTTTTACAGGAAGCTTAATCGGCGGAGGCATTATGATTATTATCTTATTGCTTGGCATTCTTATACTTGGAAATACGTATACACGTATTGCTTTATATCCAAGCTATGAGCTTGCAAGGCGTATCGAAGCTGCGGATTTCTTGAAAAACATTGAAGTGATCATGGCTATTATGTGGTTTTTATCTCTTTATTTCAAAACGTCTCTTTACTATTATGCGACCGTTTCTGGACTCGCTCAAATTCTTGAATTAAAAAACTACCGGATTTTAACTCTTCCGCTAGGCATTATTGCCGTTACATTTTCACTTATCGTGTATCCAAGCATTCCATATGAATAA
- a CDS encoding GDSL-type esterase/lipase family protein, with product MSSTKKVVFISSIILNVMFIGVFAFYATSSSAMKNPLSSKDSSKQSYRDNPYYIERTTLFKQLSIPKDSIVFLGDSITQRSEWSELFHNKQIVNRGVADDTTEGVLHRLKSITDAKPKKIFLMIGINDLNEQKSVKKTKANYAEILERIHKESPNTKVYIQSVLPVNNKKCGDAVDNKDVIALNNYLERLAKKHNDSYIDLYSKVSTHNQLKSNFTVDGLHLKGQGYAIWKQEVQAYVNQ from the coding sequence GTGAGTTCAACAAAGAAAGTTGTTTTTATCAGTTCCATTATTTTAAATGTCATGTTCATAGGTGTTTTTGCTTTTTATGCAACAAGCAGCAGCGCGATGAAAAATCCGCTGTCGTCTAAGGATTCGTCTAAGCAAAGCTACAGAGATAATCCTTATTACATTGAACGGACAACTCTGTTCAAGCAATTAAGTATTCCTAAAGACTCAATCGTATTTCTCGGTGATAGCATTACCCAGCGCTCTGAATGGAGCGAACTTTTTCATAACAAGCAGATTGTCAATCGAGGCGTAGCCGATGATACAACAGAAGGGGTATTGCATCGTCTAAAAAGTATCACAGATGCTAAGCCAAAAAAGATTTTTTTAATGATTGGCATTAACGATTTAAATGAGCAAAAATCTGTAAAAAAAACCAAAGCAAATTACGCTGAAATTCTTGAACGTATTCATAAGGAATCACCGAATACAAAAGTCTATATTCAAAGTGTACTGCCCGTGAACAATAAAAAATGCGGCGACGCAGTGGACAATAAAGATGTGATCGCATTAAATAACTATTTAGAGCGTCTGGCTAAGAAACATAATGATTCTTACATTGACTTATATTCTAAAGTATCTACACATAATCAGTTAAAAAGTAATTTCACAGTTGATGGTCTTCATTTAAAAGGTCAAGGCTATGCTATTTGGAAACAAGAAGTTCAGGCATACGTAAATCAATAA
- a CDS encoding MarR family winged helix-turn-helix transcriptional regulator yields MTKSKQYLGDIRSSLQVLFEKMQPKMMENLNEHEMTPTQLFVLSYLKKVGRSKVSQIAELMDVKPSAVTLLVDRLEQHNFVVREHNKEDRRVVDITLTEFGHRKLEDVLNGRKAIMDRYLLHLTEEELSMMASITKKLATLAASYTDKQQ; encoded by the coding sequence GTGACAAAAAGCAAGCAGTATCTTGGAGATATTCGTTCATCGCTTCAAGTGCTATTTGAAAAAATGCAGCCCAAAATGATGGAGAACCTAAATGAGCATGAGATGACTCCTACGCAATTATTTGTTCTTTCTTATTTAAAAAAAGTAGGGAGGAGCAAGGTTTCTCAAATTGCAGAACTGATGGATGTCAAACCGAGCGCCGTGACTCTTTTAGTAGATCGTCTTGAACAACACAATTTTGTCGTAAGAGAACACAACAAAGAGGACAGACGAGTCGTTGATATTACATTAACGGAGTTTGGGCATCGCAAGCTTGAAGATGTGCTGAATGGTCGAAAAGCCATTATGGACCGCTATCTTTTGCATCTAACAGAAGAAGAGCTTTCCATGATGGCTTCTATTACGAAAAAGCTTGCAACGTTAGCTGCTTCTTATACAGATAAGCAGCAGTAA
- the hutI gene encoding imidazolonepropionase, whose product MSKKALWIKNASQVVTAKENKGPLAGKEMKNLMVIENGSIWIEGDQIVSVGTTKELEQKYERERNDVTIIDASHKIVTPGLIDPHTHAVYAGSREEEFYRRFERPTSYLDLLEEGGGIHSTVIQTQEEYAYRIYQQSYERLTSFLAHGVTTVEVKSGYGLELDTELKQLQIAKMLNDTHAVDVVSTFLGAHIVPSAYKRDTQKYVNLLIHEMIPQISSYKLAAFNDAVCLPNAFSFKQCQEILEAGKRYGMLPKIHADPFEYCRGAELAAEVGAISADYLLYASDEGLKKLAEKQIVATLLPGNSLFVGMKWPNARKMIDLGVPVTLSTDCNPGSSPTTSQQFVMNLACMNMNMSPEEVLLATTINAAYAINQGDKIGSIEAGKQADLAIFKVSSYRTLQYQYGLNHIDSVVKKGEVVVENGKVL is encoded by the coding sequence ATGTCAAAAAAAGCGCTATGGATTAAAAATGCTTCGCAAGTTGTAACGGCTAAAGAAAATAAAGGTCCTTTAGCTGGAAAAGAAATGAAGAACTTGATGGTGATTGAAAATGGCTCAATCTGGATAGAAGGCGATCAAATTGTGAGCGTAGGTACAACAAAAGAGCTAGAACAAAAATATGAAAGGGAAAGAAATGACGTGACGATTATTGATGCTTCTCATAAAATTGTAACTCCGGGTCTAATTGATCCCCATACACACGCTGTGTACGCTGGCTCGCGTGAAGAAGAATTTTATAGGCGGTTTGAAAGGCCAACTTCTTACTTGGATTTATTAGAAGAAGGTGGAGGTATTCACTCCACTGTCATTCAAACACAAGAAGAGTATGCTTACCGGATTTATCAGCAGAGCTATGAGCGTCTTACGTCTTTTCTAGCTCACGGAGTCACAACTGTAGAAGTGAAAAGCGGGTATGGCTTAGAGCTAGACACAGAACTAAAGCAGCTGCAAATCGCTAAAATGTTGAATGACACGCACGCAGTTGATGTAGTAAGTACCTTTTTAGGGGCGCACATCGTACCTTCCGCATATAAAAGAGATACGCAGAAATACGTCAATTTACTTATTCACGAAATGATTCCTCAAATTTCTTCTTACAAGCTCGCAGCATTTAATGATGCTGTATGTCTTCCAAATGCTTTTTCATTTAAACAATGCCAAGAAATACTCGAAGCCGGGAAAAGATATGGCATGCTTCCTAAAATACATGCCGACCCGTTTGAATACTGCAGAGGAGCAGAGCTTGCAGCAGAGGTAGGAGCGATATCAGCAGATTATCTTTTGTATGCTTCTGATGAAGGATTAAAGAAACTGGCTGAAAAACAGATAGTAGCCACACTTTTACCCGGAAATTCCTTATTTGTTGGAATGAAGTGGCCAAATGCTAGAAAAATGATCGATTTAGGAGTCCCGGTTACTCTTTCTACAGACTGCAATCCTGGTTCATCTCCAACGACTTCACAGCAATTTGTGATGAACCTGGCATGTATGAATATGAACATGAGTCCTGAAGAAGTGCTTTTAGCCACAACCATTAACGCAGCCTATGCTATTAATCAAGGAGATAAGATTGGGAGTATTGAAGCCGGAAAACAGGCTGACTTAGCGATTTTTAAGGTCTCTAGTTATCGAACGCTTCAATATCAGTATGGCTTAAATCATATTGACAGCGTAGTGAAAAAAGGAGAAGTAGTTGTAGAAAACGGAAAAGTTTTGTAA
- a CDS encoding LCP family glycopolymer transferase has protein sequence MKKYKVDILAACILLLGTAVFGIVYQHQTSATEQSHSFNVLVMGVDERPGDTGRSDVLMVVNLDTSHNKAKVMPIPRDTRVHIDGKGTAEKINHAYRYGGIPLTVRTVENFLDIDVDYYVKVNMEGFKDVVDELGGVNVNNPFPFVFDSFIFPEGENALNGEKALAYVRMRHEDPKGDLGRNNRQRQVVEALLDKGMGMSTVKNIPSLLTLVKKHIRTNIDVSDAFTMYNVIKNGRPDFETVTVKGEGQMVDGTWYYVVKQSEKKQLSAMFQQTH, from the coding sequence ATGAAAAAATACAAAGTAGACATCTTAGCGGCATGTATTTTGCTTTTAGGAACCGCCGTATTTGGAATTGTCTATCAACATCAAACATCTGCTACAGAGCAGTCTCACTCGTTTAATGTACTGGTTATGGGCGTAGATGAAAGGCCAGGCGATACAGGTCGCTCAGATGTATTAATGGTGGTCAACTTAGATACGAGCCATAACAAAGCAAAAGTTATGCCGATCCCTAGAGATACGCGCGTGCACATTGATGGAAAAGGAACGGCTGAGAAAATTAATCATGCTTATCGATACGGAGGCATTCCTTTAACCGTGCGCACGGTTGAGAACTTCTTAGATATCGACGTCGATTATTATGTGAAAGTAAATATGGAGGGTTTTAAAGATGTAGTAGATGAACTTGGCGGAGTGAACGTTAATAATCCGTTTCCTTTTGTATTTGATTCATTTATCTTTCCTGAAGGAGAAAATGCGTTGAACGGTGAAAAAGCTCTTGCCTATGTGCGGATGAGACACGAAGATCCAAAAGGAGATTTAGGAAGAAATAATCGCCAGCGCCAAGTAGTGGAAGCTCTATTAGATAAAGGAATGGGCATGTCAACGGTGAAAAATATTCCAAGCCTCCTCACGCTTGTAAAGAAGCATATTCGAACGAATATTGATGTCAGCGATGCATTTACGATGTATAACGTCATTAAGAATGGACGGCCTGATTTCGAAACGGTAACCGTAAAAGGAGAAGGACAAATGGTAGATGGTACATGGTATTATGTTGTAAAACAATCTGAAAAAAAACAGCTGAGTGCTATGTTTCAACAAACCCATTAA
- a CDS encoding CPBP family intramembrane glutamic endopeptidase: MSTLSTNSEPVLKPKKKKEFTYFTLLLFIVLGFGLQIIAGIGVAIYDEVTGSNMTGILLEGPYALLVDAAFFLGVAGLYRPVRRFLKPMWNVSVLKEGKTYVYILVGFLIVAAVQYVMLSFLNVESADQQQKDLNQGSFNQTLLSSWIFFLSVAVITPIKEELLYRGVLCGFLTKRHHVLVGIFVSAIVFGLLHIGFPITATVMGLVFAIIYYRTKSIFPSIILHMLWNGLVSITVFF, encoded by the coding sequence TTGAGTACGTTATCAACAAATTCAGAACCGGTTTTAAAGCCTAAAAAGAAAAAAGAGTTTACTTACTTCACGTTGCTTCTATTTATCGTATTGGGCTTTGGTCTCCAGATCATAGCCGGAATTGGAGTAGCTATTTACGATGAAGTTACGGGTTCAAATATGACAGGAATTTTATTAGAAGGACCATACGCTCTGCTGGTAGACGCGGCGTTTTTTCTAGGGGTTGCGGGGCTGTACAGGCCGGTGCGCAGATTTTTAAAGCCTATGTGGAACGTCTCGGTATTAAAAGAAGGAAAAACGTATGTATATATTTTGGTAGGCTTTTTAATTGTAGCTGCGGTGCAGTACGTGATGCTCTCATTTTTAAACGTAGAAAGCGCAGATCAGCAGCAAAAAGATTTAAACCAAGGCAGTTTTAATCAAACGCTGCTTTCAAGCTGGATATTTTTTTTAAGTGTAGCAGTCATCACGCCTATTAAAGAAGAACTGCTTTACCGGGGTGTTTTATGTGGTTTTTTAACTAAACGTCATCACGTGCTTGTAGGCATTTTCGTTTCCGCTATTGTATTCGGTCTTTTACATATTGGTTTTCCCATTACAGCTACTGTAATGGGACTTGTTTTTGCCATTATTTATTATCGAACAAAATCTATTTTTCCATCTATTATTCTGCATATGCTGTGGAATGGATTAGTGAGTATAACTGTGTTCTTTTAA
- a CDS encoding TetR/AcrR family transcriptional regulator produces the protein MTKRKQQREKILDAAFEVFGSKGYYEAKMIDIAKLAGVSKGTLYLYFSSKESLYIAVNNRSFDEFLYHAKRRTDECQTFHEKLYSVAKHHLLFFYETKKYPDSFWQAPHQMPEMMGRLHQFFEHYHGLVAKLIEEEKIKDAFLHSKAFCSMLNGYRMDIVSDDDITEEDIMNYAEFIVNLYIEGCYFETQK, from the coding sequence ATGACAAAGCGAAAACAGCAGCGAGAGAAAATTTTAGATGCTGCTTTTGAAGTGTTCGGATCCAAAGGCTATTATGAAGCAAAAATGATTGATATTGCCAAACTAGCGGGTGTATCTAAAGGAACGCTTTACTTGTACTTTTCGTCCAAAGAGTCGCTTTATATCGCTGTGAACAATCGTTCGTTTGATGAGTTTTTGTATCATGCAAAGCGAAGAACGGATGAATGCCAAACGTTTCATGAAAAGCTGTATTCAGTTGCGAAGCATCACTTGCTCTTTTTTTACGAAACTAAAAAATATCCAGACTCTTTTTGGCAAGCTCCTCACCAAATGCCAGAAATGATGGGTCGTCTTCATCAATTTTTTGAGCATTATCACGGGCTTGTTGCTAAATTGATTGAAGAGGAAAAAATAAAAGATGCTTTTTTACACTCAAAAGCGTTTTGCAGCATGTTAAATGGGTATAGGATGGATATCGTTTCCGATGATGATATAACAGAAGAGGACATCATGAACTATGCGGAGTTCATTGTGAACTTATACATTGAAGGCTGCTATTTTGAGACCCAAAAATGA
- a CDS encoding macrolide family glycosyltransferase: MANILMINFPAEGHVNPTLGMVKAFSDQGDTVHYITAERFKERLENAGAIVHTHPDLLSGVSIKPETPQGINAFLNIHIQTSLDTLKLVHTLSKKIDFDFVFYDKFGAGELARDYLRIPGIVSSASFLMPKERLEMMPLHPDSDVPFKPDEQAQYGLSLLKNQFGVEPKNLLQFMNNQGELTVVYTSRFFQPLHEHFDESCLFIGPSFPQRHISHDFPLEKLKDEKVLYISMGTVLHDVEDFFNLCIDAFSDFDGKVVIAAGDRADFKKIKKAPEHFIISPYVPQLDVLKEADVFITHGGMNSVNEGIHFNVPLVVLPHGKDQPLVAQRLVELNAGYRLAKETVNASLLRSAVDEVVRDDRYKKGIKEINVSFQQASGPAAAAEKIVNHVVKQHS, from the coding sequence ATGGCAAACATTTTAATGATCAACTTTCCCGCTGAAGGTCACGTAAACCCAACGCTTGGAATGGTAAAAGCTTTTTCAGACCAAGGTGATACCGTTCATTACATTACTGCGGAGCGTTTTAAAGAGCGTCTTGAAAACGCCGGGGCTATCGTACACACTCACCCAGACTTATTAAGCGGTGTATCCATCAAGCCTGAAACCCCTCAAGGAATCAACGCTTTTTTAAATATCCACATCCAAACGTCTTTAGATACGCTGAAGCTTGTTCATACATTATCAAAAAAAATTGACTTTGACTTTGTATTTTACGACAAGTTTGGAGCAGGCGAATTAGCGCGTGATTATTTGCGGATTCCCGGCATTGTATCATCTGCTTCTTTTTTAATGCCAAAAGAACGCCTAGAAATGATGCCTCTGCATCCCGATTCAGACGTGCCATTTAAGCCGGATGAACAAGCTCAGTACGGGCTCAGCTTGCTAAAAAATCAGTTTGGAGTAGAACCTAAAAATCTGCTTCAATTTATGAACAATCAAGGCGAATTAACGGTCGTATACACAAGCCGCTTTTTTCAGCCGCTTCATGAACATTTTGATGAATCATGTTTATTTATTGGTCCAAGCTTTCCGCAACGTCACATCTCTCATGATTTTCCGTTAGAAAAGCTAAAAGACGAAAAAGTTCTTTATATTTCAATGGGAACAGTACTCCATGATGTAGAAGACTTTTTCAACCTTTGCATCGACGCATTTAGCGACTTTGATGGAAAAGTTGTAATTGCAGCAGGCGATCGAGCTGATTTTAAAAAGATCAAAAAAGCACCAGAGCATTTTATTATTTCGCCCTATGTTCCCCAGCTTGACGTGTTAAAAGAAGCTGACGTTTTTATCACGCACGGAGGCATGAACAGTGTAAATGAAGGCATTCATTTTAACGTACCATTAGTCGTTTTACCTCATGGCAAAGATCAACCGCTCGTTGCTCAAAGGCTCGTGGAACTAAACGCTGGTTATCGCTTAGCAAAAGAAACGGTAAATGCCTCTCTTTTAAGGAGTGCTGTTGACGAAGTCGTCCGCGACGATCGCTACAAAAAAGGAATTAAAGAAATTAACGTAAGTTTCCAACAGGCATCCGGCCCGGCTGCAGCAGCCGAAAAAATTGTAAATCACGTAGTGAAGCAACATTCATAA
- a CDS encoding DUF6188 family protein yields the protein MNNSSTVISFSYFQEQTVTKVNTDNTLPFSLGFSKGGLVAECPWRLKNKRSILLGQADWKSAHSAEQCQQVETLLIGQRIISIQWYEDIGILRIAFSNEYALDMFHDSSFFEGWDLYGQDGFSFISLPGGACDHQISACSRSRS from the coding sequence ATGAATAACAGCAGCACAGTAATTAGTTTTTCATATTTTCAAGAACAAACCGTTACCAAGGTGAACACAGACAATACCCTGCCGTTTTCTCTTGGATTTAGTAAAGGCGGACTTGTGGCAGAATGTCCATGGAGACTAAAAAACAAACGCAGCATCTTGCTTGGTCAAGCAGACTGGAAATCAGCACATTCTGCTGAGCAGTGTCAGCAAGTCGAAACGCTGCTGATTGGCCAGCGCATTATCTCTATACAGTGGTATGAAGATATCGGTATACTTCGAATTGCGTTTTCTAATGAGTATGCGCTAGATATGTTTCACGACAGCTCGTTTTTTGAAGGTTGGGATTTATATGGTCAAGACGGCTTTTCCTTTATCTCGCTTCCAGGAGGAGCGTGCGACCATCAAATTTCCGCTTGTAGTAGAAGTAGATCCTGA
- a CDS encoding DUF4023 domain-containing protein, translated as MENTNEFVQKLNDNQEKQRKNKQGQATGHPEKKLPNKQH; from the coding sequence ATGGAAAACACAAATGAATTTGTTCAAAAGCTGAACGATAATCAAGAAAAGCAGCGTAAAAATAAGCAGGGTCAAGCTACTGGACATCCTGAGAAAAAACTTCCTAACAAACAGCATTAA
- a CDS encoding MerR family transcriptional regulator: MNRKVKEVADLVGISVRTLHHYDEIGLLKPDAVSESGYRLYSPANLDMLQQILFFKELGFPLKQIQEIITDPTFNRTEALILQKNMLIEKRSRLDQMILTINKTIQYEKGAIEMNEKERFNGLDFSHNPYEEEARKRWGNQRVDEANEKVQSFLQEEQQHMSNEWENIYTHLASLRHLSPSSTEAQKAIGQWYQFLNENFGAYSLEAFKGLGEMYVQDERFTNNIDRYGKGLAKFMSDTMSAFADAKKQ, from the coding sequence ATGAACAGAAAAGTAAAAGAAGTTGCTGACTTAGTAGGAATCAGCGTCCGCACGCTGCACCACTATGATGAAATCGGGCTATTAAAACCTGATGCTGTTAGTGAATCTGGCTACCGGCTTTATTCACCGGCTAATCTCGATATGCTTCAGCAAATATTATTTTTTAAAGAACTCGGCTTCCCTTTAAAACAAATTCAAGAGATTATAACAGACCCAACATTTAATCGCACAGAAGCATTGATTTTGCAAAAAAACATGCTGATTGAAAAGCGCAGTCGGCTTGATCAAATGATTTTAACGATTAATAAAACAATTCAATATGAAAAAGGGGCGATTGAAATGAACGAAAAAGAGCGGTTTAACGGACTGGATTTTTCTCATAACCCATACGAAGAAGAAGCACGGAAGCGCTGGGGAAACCAGCGAGTAGATGAAGCGAATGAAAAAGTACAAAGCTTCTTACAAGAAGAACAGCAGCACATGTCAAACGAATGGGAAAATATCTATACTCACTTAGCTTCTCTTCGTCATCTGTCACCGTCATCTACAGAAGCTCAAAAAGCAATTGGGCAATGGTATCAATTTTTAAATGAGAACTTTGGAGCGTATTCGTTAGAAGCCTTTAAAGGTCTTGGAGAAATGTATGTGCAAGATGAGCGGTTTACAAACAACATTGATCGCTATGGAAAGGGATTAGCGAAATTTATGAGCGATACGATGAGTGCATTTGCTGACGCTAAAAAACAATAA
- a CDS encoding DUF3817 domain-containing protein, giving the protein MVLTSPIGRLRLVGILEGVSFLLLLGIAMPLKYAAGIPEAVSVVGAAHGALFVLYALAVVHVKFAHKWSIGRSLFAFLMSVIPFGPFILERQLKKEQ; this is encoded by the coding sequence ATGGTTCTTACATCACCAATCGGTCGCCTGCGTTTAGTAGGAATTTTAGAAGGAGTTTCATTTTTACTGCTGCTTGGCATTGCTATGCCGCTAAAATATGCAGCGGGTATACCCGAAGCCGTATCAGTTGTGGGCGCAGCACATGGTGCACTTTTTGTGCTGTATGCTCTTGCAGTCGTTCATGTAAAATTCGCACATAAATGGTCAATCGGTCGCTCGTTGTTTGCATTTCTTATGTCAGTTATTCCATTTGGTCCTTTTATTTTAGAGCGCCAGCTAAAAAAAGAACAGTAA
- a CDS encoding DUF7674 family protein, translating into MITKQNVIPLLKEACPSFEPSEEIDLNDKEELQHELSRVAGHLISLEYNGQLEREPAVFEAIEQLYIEGESDVKEAVTTGLFQAMHEMIIDQQISPEEIGMLLKPNSLKWWKTIDHFSENSAEQ; encoded by the coding sequence ATGATTACAAAACAAAATGTTATTCCATTACTAAAAGAAGCTTGCCCATCTTTTGAGCCAAGCGAGGAAATCGACCTCAACGATAAAGAAGAGCTGCAGCATGAATTAAGCCGAGTTGCGGGTCATTTGATCTCTCTTGAATATAACGGCCAGCTCGAACGTGAACCGGCTGTATTTGAAGCGATTGAACAGCTGTATATAGAAGGTGAATCTGATGTGAAAGAAGCTGTTACAACGGGACTCTTTCAAGCAATGCATGAAATGATTATAGATCAGCAAATTAGTCCGGAAGAAATTGGAATGTTATTAAAACCTAACTCACTGAAGTGGTGGAAAACGATTGACCACTTTAGCGAAAACAGTGCGGAACAGTAA